The proteins below are encoded in one region of Fibrobacter sp.:
- a CDS encoding V-type ATP synthase subunit K (produces ATP from ADP in the presence of a proton gradient across the membrane; the K subunit is a nonenzymatic component which binds the dimeric form by interacting with the G and E subunits) has product MDQAQLLTLAKLGAVAALGLAAVGSALGCGTAGMAAIGAWKKAYLKGKNALFTLLIFVGAPIAQTIYGMLLMMYILNKSQAAPGNWAAYLGVGIFGGIGM; this is encoded by the coding sequence ATGGATCAAGCTCAACTTTTAACGCTCGCGAAACTCGGCGCGGTGGCGGCCCTGGGCCTTGCCGCGGTGGGTTCTGCGCTGGGCTGCGGGACTGCCGGCATGGCGGCCATCGGGGCCTGGAAGAAGGCGTATCTCAAGGGTAAGAACGCGCTGTTTACGCTGCTCATCTTCGTGGGCGCGCCGATTGCGCAGACGATTTACGGCATGCTCCTGATGATGTACATCTTGAACAAGTCTCAAGCTGCTCCGGGCAACTGGGCTGCTTACCTCGGCGTAGGCATCTTCGGTGGCATCGGCATGAT
- a CDS encoding V-type ATP synthase subunit K (produces ATP from ADP in the presence of a proton gradient across the membrane; the K subunit is a nonenzymatic component which binds the dimeric form by interacting with the G and E subunits), whose translation MEPNTMVTLAKMGAAAALGIAAMGSALGCGTAGMSAITMWKKAYAQGKSALFTLLVFVGAPISQTIYGMLLMNFILSKAAESGFTNWGGCLGAGIFGGLGMMASAWYQGKSAAVACDALGETGKGMVNYLMVLGIVETVALFVLVFSMMVL comes from the coding sequence ATGGAACCGAATACAATGGTTACTCTCGCTAAAATGGGTGCTGCAGCTGCGCTTGGCATTGCGGCTATGGGCTCCGCCCTTGGTTGCGGAACGGCTGGTATGTCCGCCATCACCATGTGGAAGAAGGCTTATGCCCAGGGCAAGAGCGCTCTCTTCACCTTGCTGGTGTTCGTGGGTGCCCCGATTTCCCAGACGATTTACGGCATGTTGCTCATGAACTTCATCCTGAGCAAGGCTGCTGAATCCGGCTTTACCAACTGGGGCGGCTGCCTCGGTGCCGGTATCTTCGGCGGGCTTGGCATGATGGCTTCTGCCTGGTACCAGGGCAAGTCCGCGGCCGTGGCCTGCGACGCCCTCGGTGAAACCGGCAAGGGCATGGTGAACTACCTGATGGTGCTCGGTATCGTGGAAACCGTGGCCCTGTTCGTTCTCGTGTTCTCCATGATGGTGCTCTAA